A genomic region of Micromonospora sp. NBRC 110009 contains the following coding sequences:
- a CDS encoding SDR family oxidoreductase: protein MSTSAAPGAGPTVLVTGGSSGLGAAVVTAVARAGGRPLVVDRHRPADGVPWVECDLADTRAAEVATRDLAERSGGLDAVVTAAGMDVPGKLIDVPAQTWERIVAVDLLATVAVIRAALPYLQASRGSIVTVASTLGVKAVSDATAYCAAKFGVVGFTRALAAELAGAVGVTLLIPGGMRTAFFDERDAQYRPGPDAALNEPADTAAAIMFALSQPAGCAVREMVVCADQESSYP, encoded by the coding sequence ATGAGCACCAGTGCGGCACCTGGGGCCGGACCCACCGTCCTGGTGACCGGCGGGTCGAGCGGGCTGGGCGCGGCGGTGGTCACCGCGGTGGCCCGGGCCGGCGGCCGCCCCCTCGTGGTGGACCGGCACCGCCCCGCCGACGGGGTGCCGTGGGTCGAGTGCGACCTGGCCGACACCCGGGCCGCCGAGGTGGCCACCCGGGACCTGGCGGAACGCTCCGGCGGCCTGGACGCCGTGGTCACCGCGGCCGGCATGGACGTGCCCGGCAAGCTGATCGACGTCCCGGCCCAGACCTGGGAGCGGATCGTCGCGGTGGACCTGCTCGCCACCGTGGCGGTGATCCGGGCCGCGCTGCCCTACCTGCAGGCGTCCCGGGGGAGCATCGTCACCGTCGCCTCCACCCTCGGCGTCAAGGCGGTCAGCGACGCCACCGCCTACTGCGCGGCGAAGTTCGGGGTGGTCGGCTTCACCCGGGCGCTCGCCGCCGAACTGGCCGGCGCGGTCGGGGTCACCCTGCTGATCCCGGGCGGCATGCGCACCGCCTTCTTCGACGAGCGGGACGCGCAGTACCGTCCCGGGCCGGACGCCGCGCTCAACGAGCCCGCCGACACCGCCGCCGCGATCATGTTCGCCCTCTCCCAGCCGGCCGGCTGCGCCGTGCGGGAGATGGTGGTCTGCGCCGACCAGGAGTCGTCGTACCCGTGA
- a CDS encoding glycosyltransferase: protein MRIAMISEHASPLAVLGGEDAGGQNTHVAELSAALVAAGHDVRVYTRLDAVDLPVTVRAPDGYDVVHVPAGPAEPVAKDDLLPYMPAFGEWLAERWRAGDWQPEVVHAHFWMSGLAALAAGRRTGVPVVQTYHALGTVKRRHQGAQDTSPPGRVGHERKLGRSVDRVVAQCQDEVAELVRMGVPRSRMTVIPSGVNLSTFAPLGPVAEREGGRARILTVGRLVERKGFQDVIRATALVPDAECVVVGGPPAGLLETDPYALRLRALAESCGVADRVKLIGAVPREEMGRWYRSADVLVAAPWYEPFGLTPLEAMACGVPVLGTAVGGLVDTVVPGRTGDLVPARDPAALGAAIRRLLGDRIRRFAYATAALERARTHYSWSGTAERLAELYGAVATVRRPTRVVA, encoded by the coding sequence ATGCGCATCGCGATGATCTCGGAGCACGCCAGCCCGCTCGCCGTCCTCGGCGGGGAGGACGCCGGCGGCCAGAACACGCATGTCGCGGAGCTCTCCGCCGCGCTCGTGGCCGCCGGTCACGACGTGCGGGTCTACACCCGGCTCGACGCCGTGGACCTGCCCGTCACGGTCCGCGCCCCGGACGGGTACGACGTGGTGCACGTGCCCGCCGGGCCCGCCGAGCCGGTCGCCAAGGACGACCTGCTGCCGTACATGCCGGCGTTCGGGGAGTGGCTGGCCGAGCGGTGGCGCGCCGGCGACTGGCAGCCCGAGGTGGTCCACGCGCACTTCTGGATGAGCGGGCTCGCCGCGCTCGCCGCCGGGCGGCGCACCGGGGTGCCGGTGGTGCAGACGTACCACGCGCTCGGCACCGTGAAGCGGCGGCACCAGGGCGCGCAGGACACCAGTCCGCCGGGCCGGGTCGGGCACGAGCGGAAGCTGGGCCGCTCCGTCGACCGGGTGGTCGCCCAGTGCCAGGACGAGGTCGCCGAGCTGGTCCGGATGGGGGTGCCCCGGTCCCGGATGACCGTCATCCCGTCCGGGGTGAACCTGTCCACGTTCGCCCCGCTCGGCCCGGTCGCCGAGCGGGAGGGCGGCCGGGCGCGCATCCTCACCGTCGGCCGGCTGGTGGAACGCAAGGGCTTCCAGGACGTCATCCGGGCCACCGCGCTGGTCCCCGACGCCGAGTGCGTGGTGGTGGGCGGCCCGCCGGCCGGGCTGCTGGAGACCGACCCGTACGCGCTGCGGCTGCGCGCGCTCGCCGAGTCGTGCGGCGTCGCCGACCGGGTCAAGCTGATCGGCGCGGTGCCCCGGGAGGAGATGGGTCGCTGGTACCGCTCGGCGGACGTGCTGGTCGCCGCCCCCTGGTACGAGCCGTTCGGGCTCACCCCGCTGGAGGCGATGGCGTGCGGCGTGCCGGTGCTCGGCACCGCCGTCGGCGGGCTGGTCGACACGGTGGTGCCGGGGCGGACCGGGGACCTGGTGCCGGCCCGGGACCCGGCGGCGCTCGGCGCGGCGATCCGCCGGCTCCTCGGCGACCGGATCCGTCGCTTCGCGTACGCCACGGCGGCCCTGGAGCGGGCCCGGACCCACTACTCCTGGTCGGGGACGGCTGAGCGGCTGGCGGAGCTCTACGGCGCGGTGGCCACGGTGCGCCGGCCCACCCGGGTGGTCGCCTGA
- a CDS encoding PfkB family carbohydrate kinase: MAGPVVVLGDTLLDRDVEGTVNRLCPDSPVPVLDESTYVDRPGGAGLAAVFAAAGGAEVALVTALADDAGGARIGTLLAAAGVQLYGLPLAGATPEKIRLHARGRVLLRHDRGGPAGEPGEPSEAVLRLLATASAVLVSDYGRGVARHPALRAALSATRAPVVWDPHPRGPAAVPGAQLVTPNESEARELAKLPPGGSRLVTASRGAQTLRQRWRAGAVAVTLGGDGALLCHAGSTPLVVPAPAAEGDTCGAGDRFAAAATLALAQGALVSEAVQEAVAEASAYVAGGGVATALPAPVRTASPVVVSAGGDRIGAAAAGAVVAQVRAAGGTVVATGGCFDLLHAGHVATLEAARQLGDCLVVCLNSDASVAGLKGPARPVVPQGDRSRLLAALSCVDAVVIFDEPTPHAALSWLRPDVWVKGGDYASGGGEETLPEAEILARWGGHTVVVPYLDGRSTSDMIAAARAGRGSAGWPAAAVLAEAGRREAVTRSTAEGAQ; this comes from the coding sequence ATGGCAGGACCCGTGGTGGTGCTCGGTGACACCCTGCTGGACCGGGACGTCGAGGGGACGGTGAACCGGCTCTGCCCGGACTCCCCGGTCCCGGTCCTCGACGAGAGCACGTACGTCGACCGGCCCGGGGGCGCCGGCCTGGCCGCGGTCTTCGCCGCCGCCGGCGGCGCGGAGGTCGCGCTGGTCACCGCGCTCGCCGACGACGCCGGCGGGGCCCGGATCGGCACCCTGCTCGCCGCCGCCGGGGTGCAGCTGTACGGGCTCCCGCTGGCCGGCGCCACCCCGGAGAAGATCCGGCTGCACGCCCGGGGCCGGGTGCTGCTGCGGCACGACCGGGGCGGCCCGGCCGGCGAGCCGGGCGAGCCGAGCGAGGCGGTGCTGCGGCTGCTCGCCACCGCCTCCGCCGTGCTGGTCAGCGACTACGGCCGGGGCGTCGCCCGGCACCCGGCGCTGCGGGCCGCGCTCTCCGCCACCCGCGCTCCGGTGGTCTGGGACCCGCACCCGCGCGGTCCGGCGGCGGTGCCCGGGGCGCAGCTGGTGACCCCGAACGAGTCCGAGGCGCGGGAGCTGGCGAAGCTGCCGCCCGGCGGGTCCCGGCTGGTCACCGCGTCCCGGGGGGCGCAGACCCTGCGCCAGCGCTGGCGGGCCGGCGCGGTCGCGGTCACCCTGGGCGGGGACGGCGCGCTGCTCTGCCACGCCGGCTCCACCCCGCTGGTGGTGCCGGCCCCGGCCGCCGAGGGGGACACCTGCGGGGCGGGAGACCGGTTCGCGGCCGCGGCCACCCTCGCCCTGGCCCAGGGCGCGCTCGTCTCCGAGGCGGTGCAGGAGGCGGTCGCCGAGGCGTCCGCGTACGTGGCCGGCGGGGGAGTGGCGACCGCGCTGCCGGCGCCCGTGCGGACCGCCTCCCCGGTGGTGGTCAGCGCCGGCGGGGACCGGATCGGCGCGGCCGCCGCCGGTGCCGTGGTGGCCCAGGTACGCGCGGCCGGCGGCACGGTCGTCGCCACCGGCGGCTGTTTCGACCTGCTGCACGCCGGGCACGTGGCGACCCTCGAGGCGGCCCGGCAGCTCGGCGACTGCCTGGTGGTCTGCCTCAACTCCGACGCCAGCGTGGCCGGGCTGAAGGGACCGGCGCGCCCGGTCGTGCCGCAGGGCGACCGGAGCCGCCTGCTCGCCGCGCTGAGCTGCGTGGACGCCGTGGTCATCTTCGACGAGCCGACCCCGCACGCCGCCCTGTCCTGGTTGCGCCCGGACGTCTGGGTCAAGGGCGGTGACTACGCCAGCGGCGGCGGCGAGGAGACCCTGCCGGAGGCGGAGATCCTGGCCCGCTGGGGCGGGCACACGGTGGTCGTGCCGTACCTGGACGGCCGGTCCACCAGCGACATGATCGCGGCGGCCCGCGCCGGTCGCGGCTCGGCCGGCTGGCCCGCCGCGGCGGTCCTGGCGGAGGCCGGGCGCCGGGAGGCGGTCACCCGGTCCACGGCGGAGGGAGCGCAATGA
- a CDS encoding glycosyltransferase family 9 protein — protein sequence MILVLRALGVGDLATAVPALRGLRAGFPDRELVLAAPAWLAPLADLVGAVDRVLPTAGLDRLAWSGPPPEVAVNLHGRGPQSHRLLAAVRPHRLLAYRNAEAGHPDGPAWDDDEHEVRRWCRLLHGYGLPADPADLALRRPPAAGAPAGATVLHPGSKIPAKRWPAERFATLARALAGRGHRVVLTGSAEERELAGRVARDAGLPPEAVLAGRTGLTELAALVAGARLVVSGDTGVAHLATGYGTASVVLFGPVPPAHWGPPPDRPRHRVLGVTRRPRSDRDWAAAGGVGSDPILAAIPVDEVLAAADEAERAVRVSGAIAA from the coding sequence GTGATCCTGGTGCTCCGGGCGCTCGGGGTGGGCGACCTGGCCACGGCGGTGCCGGCGTTGCGTGGCCTACGGGCCGGCTTCCCGGACCGGGAGCTGGTGCTGGCCGCCCCGGCCTGGCTGGCCCCGCTGGCCGACCTGGTCGGCGCGGTGGACCGGGTGCTGCCCACCGCCGGCCTGGACCGCCTCGCCTGGTCCGGGCCGCCACCGGAGGTGGCGGTCAACCTGCACGGCCGCGGCCCGCAGTCGCACCGGCTGCTGGCCGCCGTCCGGCCGCACCGGCTGCTCGCCTACCGCAACGCCGAGGCCGGCCACCCCGACGGCCCGGCGTGGGACGACGACGAGCACGAGGTCCGCCGCTGGTGCCGGCTGCTGCACGGGTACGGACTGCCGGCCGACCCGGCGGACCTGGCGCTGCGCCGCCCGCCCGCTGCGGGGGCCCCGGCCGGCGCCACGGTGCTGCATCCGGGCAGCAAGATCCCCGCGAAGCGCTGGCCCGCGGAGCGCTTCGCGACGCTGGCCCGGGCCCTGGCGGGCCGGGGCCACCGGGTGGTGCTCACCGGCTCCGCCGAGGAACGGGAGCTGGCCGGCCGGGTGGCCCGGGACGCGGGGCTGCCGCCGGAGGCGGTGCTCGCCGGTCGGACCGGTCTGACCGAGCTGGCCGCGCTGGTCGCCGGCGCCCGGCTGGTGGTCAGCGGGGACACCGGCGTCGCCCACCTGGCCACCGGGTACGGCACTGCCTCGGTGGTGCTCTTCGGTCCGGTCCCGCCGGCACACTGGGGGCCGCCGCCGGACCGGCCCCGGCACCGCGTGCTGGGCGTCACGCGCCGCCCGCGGAGCGACCGGGATTGGGCCGCCGCCGGCGGGGTAGGAAGCGACCCGATATTGGCGGCCATCCCGGTCGACGAGGTGCTGGCCGCGGCGGACGAGGCGGAACGGGCGGTGCGGGTCTCCGGTGCGATTGCGGCGTAG
- a CDS encoding glycosyltransferase — MNVLVWHVHGSWTTSFVHGKHRYLVPVTPDRGPYGLGRARTYPWPDTAVEVTPQELRRADVDVVLLQRPEEFDLACEWLGRRVGRDLPAIYVEHNTPKGDVPNTRHPMADRDDLLLTHVTHFNELFWDNGGTRTAVVEHGVVAPAAEWTGELDRLAVVINEPVRRWRVTGTDLLTRFAEIAPLDVYGMGVAGLADRLGLPPERLTSHDDVPQHAMHAELARRRAYLHLCRWTSLGLSLIEAMAIGMPVVALATTEAVAAVPPSAGALSTRMDVLLEAARTFVDDPSAARRAGAEARAAARNRYGLERFLADWDRLLEEEVCASR, encoded by the coding sequence ATGAACGTCCTGGTCTGGCACGTGCACGGATCGTGGACCACCTCGTTCGTGCACGGCAAACACCGGTACCTGGTGCCGGTCACCCCGGACCGCGGCCCGTACGGCCTCGGCCGGGCGCGCACCTACCCATGGCCGGACACCGCCGTCGAGGTGACCCCGCAGGAGCTGCGCCGCGCCGACGTGGACGTGGTGCTGCTGCAACGCCCGGAGGAGTTCGACCTGGCCTGCGAATGGCTGGGCCGCCGGGTGGGCCGGGACCTGCCGGCGATCTACGTCGAGCACAACACCCCGAAGGGCGACGTGCCGAACACCCGCCACCCGATGGCCGACCGGGACGACCTGCTGCTCACCCACGTCACCCACTTCAACGAGCTGTTCTGGGACAACGGCGGCACCCGCACCGCCGTGGTGGAGCACGGGGTGGTCGCCCCGGCCGCCGAGTGGACCGGCGAGCTGGACCGGCTGGCCGTCGTCATCAACGAGCCGGTACGCCGCTGGCGGGTCACCGGAACCGACCTGCTGACCCGCTTCGCCGAGATCGCTCCGCTGGACGTCTACGGCATGGGGGTGGCCGGGCTGGCCGATCGGCTCGGGCTGCCTCCGGAGCGGCTGACCAGCCACGACGACGTGCCACAGCACGCCATGCATGCCGAGCTGGCCCGGCGGCGGGCGTACCTGCACCTGTGCCGGTGGACCTCGCTCGGGCTGAGCCTGATCGAGGCGATGGCCATCGGCATGCCGGTGGTGGCGCTGGCCACCACCGAGGCGGTGGCGGCGGTGCCGCCGTCCGCCGGCGCCCTCTCCACCCGAATGGACGTGCTGCTGGAAGCGGCCCGGACCTTCGTCGACGACCCGTCGGCCGCCCGCCGGGCGGGTGCCGAGGCCAGGGCCGCCGCCCGCAACCGCTACGGCCTGGAGCGTTTTCTCGCCGACTGGGACCGGCTGCTGGAGGAGGAAGTATGCGCATCGCGATGA
- a CDS encoding DNA topoisomerase IB, with protein sequence MRLRRSDPGGPGYGRRRRGKGWLFVDPKGEPVRDPDELARLGELVIPPAWQDVWISPYPNGHIQATGVDAAGRKQYLYHPAWRQKRDEAKFDHVLEVAQRLPVLRERVGQDLTLGGLRRERVLATVTRLLDMGTFRVGSDQYATGDDPTFGVATLRPEHARSRGGCVVFEFPAKGGIEQVRRIEDPELCRVLTNLRRRRRAQERLFGYWDGRAWRDVRSDEVNDYLRDASGGEMTAKDFRTWHATVLAATELATAAGQRSATARKRAVAAVMRSVAELLGNTPTVARTSYVDPRVVDLYHDGVVAPVEPEMPREAVEKAVLVLLEEA encoded by the coding sequence GTGCGATTGCGGCGTAGTGATCCGGGCGGGCCGGGGTACGGACGCCGGCGGCGCGGTAAGGGCTGGCTCTTCGTCGATCCGAAGGGCGAGCCGGTGCGCGACCCCGACGAGCTGGCCCGGCTGGGCGAGTTGGTCATCCCGCCGGCCTGGCAGGACGTCTGGATCTCGCCGTATCCGAACGGGCACATCCAGGCCACCGGGGTCGACGCGGCCGGCCGCAAGCAGTACCTCTACCACCCGGCGTGGCGGCAGAAACGCGACGAGGCCAAGTTCGACCACGTGCTGGAGGTGGCGCAGCGGCTGCCGGTGCTGCGCGAGCGGGTCGGCCAGGACCTGACGCTGGGCGGGCTGCGCCGGGAGCGGGTCCTCGCCACGGTCACCCGGCTGCTGGACATGGGGACGTTCCGGGTCGGCAGCGACCAGTACGCCACCGGCGACGACCCCACCTTCGGCGTGGCCACCCTGCGCCCCGAGCACGCCCGGTCCCGGGGCGGCTGCGTGGTCTTCGAGTTTCCGGCCAAGGGCGGCATCGAGCAGGTCCGCCGGATCGAGGATCCCGAGCTGTGCCGGGTGCTGACCAACCTGCGTCGCCGGCGGCGGGCCCAGGAGCGGCTCTTCGGCTACTGGGACGGCCGGGCCTGGCGGGACGTCCGCAGCGACGAGGTCAACGACTACCTGCGCGACGCCAGCGGCGGGGAGATGACGGCCAAGGACTTCCGTACCTGGCACGCCACCGTGCTGGCCGCCACCGAGCTGGCGACGGCGGCCGGGCAGCGGTCCGCGACGGCCCGCAAACGGGCGGTGGCCGCCGTGATGCGGTCGGTCGCCGAGCTGCTCGGCAACACGCCCACCGTGGCGCGGACGTCGTACGTGGACCCGCGGGTGGTCGACCTCTACCACGACGGGGTGGTTGCCCCGGTGGAGCCCGAGATGCCGCGGGAGGCGGTGGAGAAGGCCGTCCTGGTGTTGTTGGAGGAGGCCTGA
- a CDS encoding D-sedoheptulose-7-phosphate isomerase, translated as MAAPGPAVGGTVLEDHLTRLAAALLPLRQSELLLARWGGELANRLAGGGRLLVAGNGGSAAEAQHLTAELVGKLRDDREPLSAIALHAETSALTAIGNDYGYQQVFARQVRAHGRPDDILLLMSTSGTSDNLLTAAHAAHDTGLRCWAFTGPAPNPLAELCHETLAIESPDSQVVQELHLVATHVLCEYVDRALPAALAARPAAGPVRTGVEVVLGDAPDREVRAR; from the coding sequence ATGGCGGCGCCCGGGCCGGCGGTCGGCGGCACCGTGCTGGAGGACCACCTGACCCGGCTCGCCGCCGCGCTGCTGCCGCTGCGGCAGTCGGAGCTGCTGCTGGCCCGCTGGGGCGGCGAGCTGGCGAACCGGCTGGCCGGGGGCGGCCGGCTGCTGGTGGCCGGCAACGGCGGCAGCGCCGCCGAGGCCCAGCACCTCACCGCCGAACTGGTCGGCAAGCTCCGCGACGACCGCGAACCCCTGTCGGCCATCGCCCTGCACGCCGAAACCTCCGCCCTCACCGCCATCGGCAACGACTACGGCTACCAGCAGGTCTTCGCCCGCCAGGTCCGCGCCCACGGCCGACCCGACGACATCCTCCTGCTCATGTCCACCAGCGGCACCAGCGACAACCTCCTCACCGCCGCCCACGCCGCACACGACACCGGACTGCGCTGCTGGGCCTTCACCGGCCCCGCACCGAACCCACTGGCCGAACTGTGCCACGAGACCCTCGCCATCGAGTCCCCGGACAGCCAGGTGGTGCAGGAGCTGCATCTGGTCGCCACCCACGTGCTCTGCGAGTACGTCGACCGGGCCCTGCCCGCGGCGCTCGCCGCCCGGCCGGCGGCCGGTCCGGTGCGCACCGGCGTCGAGGTGGTGCTCGGGGACGCCCCCGACCGGGAGGTGCGGGCCCGATGA